The following proteins come from a genomic window of Nostoc sp. ATCC 53789:
- a CDS encoding AI-2E family transporter gives MRRSASLQRLLIYGLSGPIIALNVWLLSVLFRYFQHPITVLSIGAILAFLLNYPVKFFERARITRTQAVIIVLLATLTLFGILGVTLVPLIIDQTIQLLNKIPDWLGASQANLEQFEMLAKQRRLPIDLRVVTSQINANIQNLVQQLASGAVGFAGTLLSGLFDVVLVIVLAFYMLLYGDRVWYGLVNLLPSNIGEPLTASLRLNFQNFFLSQLLLGLFMMLTLTPIFLVMKVPFALLFAILIGISELIPFIGASLGIGLVTILVLLQNWWLAVQVAIAAILMQQLKDNLLAPRLLGNFIGLNPIWIFVAILMGFEIAGLLGTLVAVPIAGTIKGTFDAIKSGKPSNFVSTVTIARDPPPD, from the coding sequence ATGCGCCGTTCGGCCTCCCTTCAACGCCTGTTAATTTATGGTCTGAGCGGTCCAATTATCGCTCTTAATGTCTGGCTACTGTCCGTGCTTTTTCGATACTTCCAGCATCCAATTACCGTCTTGAGCATTGGGGCAATTTTAGCTTTTTTACTAAATTACCCGGTTAAGTTCTTTGAACGTGCCCGAATCACGCGCACTCAGGCAGTAATCATAGTATTACTAGCAACATTAACCCTGTTTGGGATTCTAGGTGTCACCCTAGTGCCGTTGATCATTGACCAAACAATCCAACTGTTAAATAAGATCCCTGATTGGTTAGGCGCGAGTCAAGCAAACTTAGAGCAATTTGAGATGCTGGCAAAGCAAAGACGTTTGCCGATTGATCTCAGGGTTGTAACCAGTCAAATCAATGCCAACATTCAGAATTTGGTACAACAGCTAGCTTCTGGGGCAGTGGGATTTGCTGGGACACTATTATCAGGCTTATTTGACGTAGTGTTAGTCATTGTGCTGGCATTTTATATGCTTTTATATGGCGATCGCGTCTGGTATGGTCTGGTCAATCTTTTGCCTTCTAATATTGGAGAGCCTCTTACCGCATCCTTACGCCTAAATTTCCAGAACTTCTTCCTTAGTCAGTTGTTGCTAGGGCTATTCATGATGCTAACCCTGACACCAATTTTCTTAGTCATGAAAGTACCCTTTGCCCTGCTGTTTGCCATATTAATTGGGATTTCAGAACTCATTCCCTTTATCGGGGCATCTCTTGGCATTGGTCTAGTGACGATTTTAGTACTACTTCAAAATTGGTGGCTAGCAGTTCAAGTTGCTATAGCGGCAATTCTTATGCAACAGCTTAAAGATAACTTGTTAGCTCCCAGATTACTCGGCAACTTTATCGGGCTGAATCCCATTTGGATTTTTGTAGCTATTTTGATGGGATTTGAGATTGCTGGGCTGTTAGGAACGCTTGTTGCTGTTCCCATTGCTGGTACTATTAAAGGCACTTTCGATGCGATCAAGAGCGGCAAACCGAGTAATTTTGTCTCAACTGTCACCATTGCTCGTGACCCACCCCCAGATTGA
- a CDS encoding XisI protein, with protein MDKLAKYQEYVKTLLTKYASDDVSDNDVEVQLILDTERNHYQWMNIGWQGFNRIYRCVIHFDIKDGKIWLQQNLTDRNPAEELVMMGVPREDIVLGLQAPYKRQYTDYGVA; from the coding sequence GTGGATAAACTAGCAAAATATCAAGAATATGTTAAAACATTGTTGACGAAGTATGCCAGTGATGATGTCTCGGATAATGATGTCGAAGTACAACTGATTTTAGACACAGAACGCAATCATTATCAATGGATGAATATAGGTTGGCAAGGATTTAATCGTATTTATCGATGCGTGATCCATTTTGATATTAAAGACGGCAAAATCTGGCTGCAACAGAATTTAACCGATCGCAATCCAGCAGAGGAATTAGTGATGATGGGAGTACCACGAGAGGATATTGTCTTGGGTTTGCAAGCTCCTTACAAGCGTCAGTATACAGATTATGGCGTAGCGTAA
- a CDS encoding DUF3153 domain-containing protein yields the protein MVSTSSIFGKILLWLIRPFSFVLTLNGRNRMNRVFPMRNPILWLVLLTSLLLTGCVKYDVGLNFDNSNSGEFVQHIKLGERLTSFSGDSVYEWLNSIERRARQLEGKTQRVSQEEIIVTIPFSSGSELQEKFNEFFNSRTNQSSDAVQSKSDSELPKIESNVLLEQNYFLLLVRNRLIYDLDLRSLALIASKGNVLANAGSILDLEFSLKTPWGAKNIQLTETAIEPEKNGNQLVWKLQPGQLNHIEAVFWLPSPLGIGALLIILFVWGGLYLRYNFMPDPRTQLLPKAAATQE from the coding sequence ATGGTTTCAACTTCTTCAATTTTCGGAAAGATTTTGTTGTGGTTAATCAGACCATTTAGTTTTGTATTGACACTGAATGGTCGAAATCGAATGAACCGCGTCTTTCCGATGCGAAATCCTATATTGTGGCTAGTACTGTTAACATCCCTGTTACTGACTGGCTGTGTTAAGTACGATGTAGGGCTTAACTTTGATAATTCAAATAGTGGTGAATTCGTACAGCATATTAAGTTGGGAGAGCGGCTAACCAGCTTTAGTGGCGATTCTGTATACGAATGGTTGAACAGCATAGAACGCCGCGCCCGTCAACTAGAAGGTAAAACACAGCGAGTTTCCCAAGAAGAAATCATCGTTACAATTCCTTTTAGTAGTGGTAGCGAATTGCAAGAGAAGTTCAACGAATTTTTTAATTCCCGTACAAATCAATCCTCTGATGCTGTGCAGAGCAAATCTGACTCAGAACTGCCAAAGATTGAATCAAACGTCCTCTTGGAGCAGAATTATTTTTTACTTTTAGTCCGAAATCGGTTGATTTATGATTTGGATTTGCGATCGCTTGCTCTAATTGCCAGCAAAGGTAATGTTCTCGCTAATGCTGGTTCAATTCTCGACTTGGAATTTAGCTTGAAAACTCCTTGGGGAGCCAAAAACATTCAACTAACTGAAACTGCCATTGAGCCAGAAAAAAATGGCAATCAACTGGTGTGGAAACTCCAGCCTGGTCAACTCAACCACATAGAAGCGGTTTTCTGGCTTCCTAGTCCCCTTGGTATTGGTGCATTGTTAATTATCCTATTTGTCTGGGGAGGATTGTACTTAAGATACAATTTCATGCCAGATCCCAGAACTCAATTGCTTCCCAAAGCAGCAGCTACCCAGGAATAG
- a CDS encoding helix-turn-helix domain-containing protein, which produces MSVSKNSGACPISILMSLLSGPWTMYILWVLCNSGPTRFVALKHLVDGISTKVLTERLRMLEAAEIIYRQYEPTVPPQVTYGLTERGKELIGILHQLNVLAERWYGSEQREEGMGNGEEAREQGGRGAEEQRAGDKR; this is translated from the coding sequence ATGTCTGTCTCTAAAAATTCTGGTGCTTGCCCAATCAGTATTCTGATGTCTTTACTATCAGGCCCTTGGACAATGTATATACTGTGGGTGTTGTGTAATAGTGGGCCGACTCGCTTTGTTGCATTGAAGCACTTAGTCGATGGCATCTCTACCAAAGTTTTAACAGAAAGACTGAGGATGCTTGAGGCAGCAGAGATTATTTATCGCCAATATGAACCAACTGTTCCACCCCAAGTAACTTACGGTCTGACAGAACGGGGTAAGGAACTCATTGGAATCCTTCATCAACTCAATGTACTTGCTGAACGCTGGTATGGCAGCGAACAACGGGAAGAGGGAATGGGGAATGGGGAAGAAGCAAGGGAGCAGGGGGGCAGGGGGGCAGAGGAGCAGAGAGCAGGGGACAAGAGGTGA
- the argB gene encoding acetylglutamate kinase, with the protein MTDNDSEYIRQTEATRVRVLSEALPYIQQFAGRTVVVKYGGAAMKDSTLKDKVIRDIVFLSCVGLRPIVVHGGGPEINSWLDKLGIEPQFKNGLRVTDAATMDVVEMVLVGRVNKEIVALINQAGGLAVGLCGKDGNLFTARPQGQEDIGFVGEVSNVNIKILDTLASNGYIPVVSSVAADETGQAYNINADTVAGEIAAALGAEKLILLTDTSGILKDYKDQSTLIPKVDIREARELIVNGIVTGGMIPKVNCCVRSLAQGVRAAHIIDGRIPHALLLEIFTDVGIGTMILGSQFTS; encoded by the coding sequence ATGACGGACAACGATTCTGAATACATCAGACAAACTGAAGCCACTCGTGTGCGTGTACTCAGTGAAGCACTACCTTATATTCAACAATTCGCCGGTCGCACTGTTGTTGTCAAATATGGTGGTGCAGCGATGAAAGATAGCACACTCAAAGACAAAGTTATCCGCGATATTGTATTCTTATCCTGCGTTGGCTTGCGTCCAATAGTAGTACACGGCGGTGGCCCAGAAATTAACAGTTGGTTAGATAAGCTGGGAATCGAACCACAATTTAAGAATGGTCTGCGAGTCACTGATGCCGCCACAATGGATGTGGTGGAAATGGTTTTAGTTGGTCGAGTTAATAAAGAAATTGTCGCCCTAATTAACCAAGCTGGTGGATTGGCTGTAGGACTTTGCGGTAAAGACGGTAATCTATTTACAGCCCGTCCCCAAGGTCAAGAAGACATCGGTTTTGTGGGGGAAGTCAGCAATGTTAACATCAAGATTTTGGACACCCTCGCTAGCAATGGCTATATTCCGGTAGTGTCTAGCGTCGCCGCAGACGAGACGGGGCAAGCTTATAATATTAACGCCGATACTGTAGCTGGAGAAATTGCTGCGGCACTAGGAGCAGAAAAGTTAATTTTACTGACTGACACCAGTGGAATTTTAAAAGATTACAAAGACCAATCTACCTTGATTCCGAAAGTAGATATCCGCGAAGCCCGTGAGTTAATTGTCAATGGGATAGTCACCGGTGGGATGATTCCCAAAGTTAATTGTTGTGTGCGATCGCTTGCTCAAGGAGTTCGTGCCGCGCACATTATCGATGGTCGTATTCCCCACGCCCTTTTACTAGAAATCTTTACTGATGTTGGGATTGGGACGATGATTTTGGGTTCGCAATTTACCTCTTGA
- a CDS encoding shikimate kinase — protein MGSLLQGVNLYLIGMMGVGKTTVGPLLAKHLGYGFLDLDGVIAKATDKSINQLFAEEGEAGFRQIESDVLSQVCAFTKLTIATGGGIVLRRENWGYLHHGLIVWLDVPFDLIYSRLAEDTTRPLLQDADLKGKLRSLLEQRTPLYSQADLHISVQEGDTPEDIAKRILEAIPGVLKKTVSHE, from the coding sequence GTGGGCAGTTTATTACAAGGAGTTAACCTGTACTTAATTGGCATGATGGGCGTTGGTAAGACGACAGTAGGGCCCTTACTAGCAAAACATCTGGGTTATGGGTTTTTGGATCTTGATGGTGTCATTGCCAAAGCAACGGATAAATCTATCAATCAGTTATTTGCAGAAGAAGGTGAAGCAGGGTTTCGCCAAATAGAAAGTGATGTACTTTCACAAGTTTGTGCTTTTACAAAATTGACTATAGCAACCGGTGGGGGTATTGTATTACGGCGAGAAAATTGGGGTTACTTGCACCACGGTTTGATAGTGTGGCTAGATGTGCCATTTGACCTAATTTACAGCCGTTTAGCTGAAGATACCACGAGACCACTCTTGCAAGATGCTGACCTTAAGGGTAAATTGCGATCGCTCCTCGAACAACGAACACCACTTTACTCTCAAGCCGATTTGCACATCAGCGTGCAAGAGGGAGATACGCCTGAAGACATTGCCAAGCGAATACTTGAGGCAATTCCTGGCGTACTAAAAAAAACTGTTTCTCATGAATAG
- a CDS encoding Uma2 family endonuclease encodes MTTLLIQTESTPITVNFPSLVQMTNEQFYEFCQVNEDLRIERTANGEVIIMPPAFSDTGNRNFNIAAQLGFWTEKDGTGIGFDSSTGFTLPNGAMRSPDASWIELERWNALTEAQKASFAPICPDFVIELRSSSVGVARRRHRLIKLQEKMQEYIDNGASLGWLIERQNRKVYIYRPNREIEILENPEAVSGNPELPGFILRMTKIW; translated from the coding sequence ATGACCACGCTGCTAATTCAAACTGAAAGCACACCCATAACGGTAAATTTCCCCTCCCTTGTACAGATGACAAATGAGCAGTTCTATGAATTCTGCCAAGTCAATGAAGATTTGCGAATCGAGCGCACTGCTAATGGTGAAGTCATCATTATGCCACCAGCTTTTTCAGATACGGGCAACCGTAACTTTAACATTGCTGCACAGCTTGGATTTTGGACTGAAAAAGATGGCACTGGCATAGGCTTTGATTCCAGTACAGGGTTTACGCTACCTAACGGAGCGATGCGTTCCCCTGATGCTTCTTGGATTGAACTGGAGCGCTGGAATGCTTTAACAGAAGCACAAAAAGCTTCTTTTGCACCAATTTGTCCTGATTTTGTAATTGAACTACGTTCCTCTAGCGTAGGCGTAGCCCGTCGTAGACATCGCCTGATAAAATTACAAGAGAAAATGCAGGAGTACATCGATAACGGTGCATCACTAGGTTGGTTAATCGAGCGGCAGAATCGAAAAGTCTACATTTACCGTCCGAATCGAGAAATTGAGATTTTGGAAAATCCTGAAGCAGTTAGTGGTAATCCAGAATTACCAGGGTTTATCCTACGAATGACCAAAATTTGGTAA
- the pdxH gene encoding pyridoxamine 5'-phosphate oxidase translates to MDKTVADLRKDYTLEGLSELEVDLNPFIQFKKWFDQALASQLPEPNAMTLATVTPDGKPSARMVLLKDFDERGFAFFTNYNSRKGQELAENPLAALVFWWAELERQVRICGYVEKVSETESDQYFDTRPPNSRLGAWVSNQSEVIESREVLERRMQEFYRKYENQEIPRPPHWGGLRVIPTEIEFWQGRSSRLHDRLLYSRLDNGTWKIERLSP, encoded by the coding sequence ATGGACAAAACCGTAGCTGACCTCCGCAAAGACTACACCTTGGAAGGTTTAAGCGAACTTGAGGTAGACCTCAATCCTTTTATCCAATTTAAAAAATGGTTCGATCAGGCTTTAGCCAGTCAACTCCCCGAACCCAATGCGATGACTCTTGCTACCGTCACACCCGACGGTAAGCCCTCAGCCAGAATGGTGCTACTGAAGGATTTCGATGAACGGGGCTTTGCTTTCTTCACCAACTACAACAGCCGCAAAGGACAAGAACTAGCAGAAAATCCTCTGGCGGCTTTAGTCTTTTGGTGGGCAGAACTGGAACGTCAAGTTCGGATTTGTGGGTATGTAGAGAAAGTTTCTGAAACTGAATCCGACCAGTATTTTGATACTCGCCCTCCTAACAGTCGCCTGGGTGCGTGGGTATCTAATCAAAGTGAGGTGATAGAAAGTCGAGAAGTTTTAGAGCGACGTATGCAGGAGTTTTATCGCAAATATGAAAATCAAGAGATCCCCCGACCGCCTCATTGGGGAGGCTTACGAGTGATCCCCACAGAAATTGAGTTTTGGCAAGGGCGCTCTAGTCGCTTACACGATCGCTTGCTCTATAGCCGTTTAGATAATGGCACTTGGAAAATTGAGCGGTTGTCACCCTGA
- a CDS encoding XisH family protein — protein sequence MSAKDIFHESVKKALQKEQWRITSDPLKFKFGEVNFQIDLGVEKIIAAEKGNEKIAIEIKSFLNPSAITDFYSALGQFLSYRLALAGYEPERVLYLAVPLDTYKTFFQLEFTQTAIKQYQVLLIVYNPVNEVIVEWIN from the coding sequence GTGTCTGCAAAAGATATTTTTCATGAATCAGTTAAAAAAGCTTTGCAAAAAGAACAATGGAGGATTACGAGCGATCCATTAAAATTTAAATTTGGGGAAGTCAATTTCCAAATTGATTTAGGCGTAGAGAAAATCATTGCAGCAGAAAAAGGAAATGAAAAAATAGCAATTGAAATCAAAAGCTTTTTAAACCCCTCAGCAATTACAGATTTTTACTCTGCTTTGGGACAATTTCTTAGTTACCGTCTAGCATTAGCAGGATATGAACCAGAGCGAGTCTTATACTTAGCAGTTCCATTGGATACGTACAAAACATTTTTTCAACTGGAGTTTACTCAAACTGCGATCAAACAGTATCAGGTGCTATTAATTGTTTACAATCCAGTAAATGAGGTGATTGTAGAGTGGATAAACTAG
- a CDS encoding 2-oxoglutarate and iron-dependent oxygenase domain-containing protein — translation MKNLQVVEKEFSSLPIIDISALLSGTGNLYSVASQIRQACRESGFFYIIGHGVDENLQQRLEELSRHFFAQDLETKLKIRMPLAGIAWRGYFPVGGELTSGKPDLKEGIYFGAELPDEHPLVQAGTPMHGSNLFPANIPQFAETVLEYMEAMTNLGHILMTGIALSLGLEESYFADRYTSDPLVLFRIFNYPPNLSPSDGNPIWGVGEHTDYGVLTILKQDDSGGLQVKSKSGWVAAPPIPGSFVCNIGDMLDKMTGGFYRSTPHRVQNQSPNHRLSFPFFFDPNFDVEVKPIELDNIVANDNISDRWDNANIHDFRGTYGDYVLNKVSKVFPELRRTVL, via the coding sequence ATGAAAAACTTACAAGTTGTGGAGAAAGAGTTTTCATCTCTCCCGATTATTGATATTAGCGCCTTACTTTCTGGAACAGGAAATCTCTATTCCGTCGCATCTCAGATTAGGCAAGCGTGTCGAGAATCGGGTTTTTTCTATATTATCGGACATGGTGTAGACGAAAATTTGCAGCAGCGACTCGAAGAACTCAGCCGCCACTTTTTCGCCCAGGATTTGGAAACTAAACTTAAAATTCGTATGCCTTTGGCAGGTATTGCATGGCGAGGTTATTTCCCCGTTGGTGGCGAACTGACATCCGGTAAACCCGACTTGAAAGAAGGTATTTACTTTGGTGCTGAACTCCCAGACGAACACCCACTAGTGCAAGCTGGTACTCCTATGCATGGTTCAAACCTCTTCCCCGCCAACATTCCCCAATTTGCCGAAACAGTGCTTGAATATATGGAAGCGATGACAAACTTGGGACACATTCTCATGACTGGTATAGCCCTAAGTTTGGGATTAGAAGAATCTTACTTTGCTGACCGTTATACTTCAGATCCTTTAGTGTTGTTTCGCATCTTTAACTATCCCCCTAATTTATCACCGTCAGATGGTAATCCGATATGGGGCGTTGGCGAACATACTGATTATGGTGTTTTAACCATTCTCAAACAGGACGACTCAGGCGGATTACAAGTTAAATCCAAATCAGGTTGGGTTGCTGCGCCTCCCATTCCCGGTTCCTTTGTCTGTAACATCGGCGATATGCTAGACAAAATGACGGGAGGTTTCTATCGTTCTACACCTCATCGTGTACAAAACCAGTCCCCAAATCATCGCCTTTCGTTCCCCTTCTTTTTCGATCCCAATTTCGATGTAGAAGTGAAGCCCATCGAATTAGATAATATAGTAGCGAATGACAATATAAGCGATCGCTGGGATAACGCTAACATTCATGATTTTCGCGGAACTTATGGTGATTACGTGTTAAATAAGGTGTCTAAGGTTTTTCCAGAATTGCGGCGAACAGTATTATAG
- a CDS encoding tetratricopeptide repeat protein has translation MSAESLEIAKTFYQTGKIAFENGRYREAVENLEKASALLARNSRFGGEVEICLVTAYEAAGRTDEAIALCERLKRHPYIEISKQARQMVYILKAPKLKRPSEWMTQIPDLGTVQENELKISVAAKPTKSSVPQKPKPTEPEFVDLSQVNTRDNRFIWVALIAIGLTISYLVWLNFSGTPG, from the coding sequence GTGAGTGCAGAAAGTTTAGAAATTGCTAAAACCTTCTACCAGACTGGGAAAATTGCCTTTGAAAATGGGCGATACCGCGAAGCTGTAGAAAATTTAGAAAAGGCCAGCGCCCTGTTAGCTCGTAATTCTCGCTTTGGGGGTGAAGTAGAAATTTGTCTGGTGACAGCTTATGAAGCGGCTGGACGCACGGATGAGGCGATCGCTCTTTGCGAAAGACTCAAACGCCATCCCTATATTGAAATCAGCAAACAAGCGCGACAGATGGTTTACATCTTAAAAGCACCAAAGCTGAAAAGACCTAGTGAATGGATGACCCAAATCCCCGATTTGGGCACAGTACAAGAGAATGAACTCAAAATTTCTGTAGCTGCTAAACCCACTAAATCTTCTGTGCCGCAGAAGCCAAAACCTACAGAGCCAGAATTTGTTGACCTCAGCCAGGTCAATACCAGAGATAATCGCTTTATCTGGGTGGCGCTAATTGCCATTGGTTTAACCATCTCGTACTTGGTTTGGTTGAATTTTTCAGGAACCCCTGGCTGA
- a CDS encoding BamA/TamA family outer membrane protein encodes MRVQITVVAIAVMLVGGKNPEALADLQPSTQDGASGIVTPEATIQIEGGYAKYGDYIGVSLGDSQTLEISQKIVKNIQIRFINDKGLPIKGRTQKDFIIGLLRLKPGQLFREDLLQADLQRLRRLESFNQVNVYSKEDGSSVNILYAIKERSFPSLILGGGNNDDVGLYGRVGYKDENVSGLNDKLDTVLQFSTKDVQFDGQFTSRYRSEEPNRLGYSVRGFRNRNTSGTFNEDIRLANGDKVREGRFGGSVALLRAFDEWDTSVALNYTRISLRDGEYNVVQVDRLGSPLSVSGTGIDDLFTVSFAVSRDQRDRRDNPTQGSILTFSTEQAIPIGLGNISSNRLRGDYIQYFPVSWIGNGKPTDNPEMLAINLQIGTTIGDFPPADAFNIGGIDSVRGYGYGKVASGRSYGLASVEYRFPIFQSIGGVVFTDFASDFGSSETVLGEPGVLRDKPGSGFGYGLGLRLNSPFGLIRGDLGISDQGEVRFEVTTGQRF; translated from the coding sequence ATGCGAGTTCAAATAACTGTAGTTGCGATCGCAGTAATGTTAGTGGGTGGTAAAAATCCAGAGGCCCTTGCAGACTTGCAACCATCTACTCAAGATGGGGCTAGTGGGATTGTGACACCAGAAGCTACGATCCAGATAGAGGGAGGTTATGCCAAATATGGCGATTATATAGGAGTTAGTTTAGGAGATAGCCAGACACTGGAAATTTCCCAAAAAATTGTCAAAAATATCCAGATTCGTTTTATTAATGACAAAGGTCTGCCAATCAAAGGGCGAACTCAAAAAGATTTTATCATTGGTTTGCTGAGACTCAAACCAGGTCAGCTATTCCGTGAAGATTTACTTCAAGCAGACTTGCAACGATTGAGGAGATTAGAGTCATTTAATCAAGTCAATGTCTACTCTAAAGAAGATGGTTCCAGTGTTAATATCCTTTATGCAATCAAAGAGCGTAGCTTCCCTTCTCTTATCTTAGGAGGCGGTAATAACGATGACGTTGGGCTATACGGTCGGGTGGGTTATAAAGATGAAAATGTTAGTGGTCTGAACGATAAATTAGATACAGTTTTGCAGTTCAGCACTAAAGATGTCCAATTTGATGGTCAATTTACTAGTCGTTATCGTTCAGAAGAACCAAACCGCTTAGGCTATAGCGTTAGAGGTTTTCGTAATCGAAATACATCGGGAACCTTCAACGAAGATATCAGATTGGCTAACGGTGACAAAGTGCGAGAAGGAAGGTTTGGTGGTTCTGTGGCACTTTTACGAGCTTTTGATGAATGGGATACATCAGTGGCGCTCAACTATACCAGAATTAGCCTACGCGATGGAGAATATAACGTTGTCCAGGTCGATAGATTAGGGAGTCCCCTATCTGTGAGCGGTACTGGAATTGATGACTTATTTACAGTATCATTTGCCGTATCCAGAGATCAACGCGATCGCCGAGACAATCCGACTCAAGGCTCAATCCTCACCTTTAGCACAGAACAAGCGATTCCCATTGGACTGGGGAATATTTCCAGCAACCGCTTACGGGGAGACTATATTCAGTATTTCCCAGTTAGCTGGATAGGTAATGGTAAACCAACCGACAATCCAGAAATGTTGGCGATTAATTTACAAATTGGTACAACTATTGGAGACTTCCCACCAGCCGATGCTTTTAATATTGGTGGAATAGATTCTGTCAGAGGTTACGGTTATGGTAAAGTTGCCAGTGGTCGGAGTTATGGTTTAGCTTCGGTGGAATATCGTTTCCCAATTTTCCAGTCAATAGGTGGAGTTGTCTTTACTGACTTCGCCTCAGATTTCGGGTCTAGCGAAACCGTGTTAGGAGAACCAGGAGTCTTACGAGACAAACCTGGAAGCGGCTTTGGTTACGGCTTAGGATTGCGCTTGAACTCACCCTTTGGGCTAATTCGAGGCGACTTAGGAATTAGCGACCAAGGAGAAGTTAGATTTGAAGTTACTACAGGTCAGCGATTTTAA
- a CDS encoding pentapeptide repeat-containing protein, with product MDEAITRAEERRELDRHFDTGDIEFLNRFFTPNTSTEELLKRIAAGEKEFADICLDDPNLSGINFAGANLTGAKLLGVNLSGANLEGANLSYAFLDGANLSGANLEGAKVAEASVVGANLENANLRGTIGSFGQAHRAFYHNTIMPYGNICTEPYWEEG from the coding sequence ATGGACGAAGCCATAACAAGAGCGGAAGAAAGAAGAGAACTAGACCGACATTTTGATACTGGAGATATTGAATTCCTCAATAGATTCTTCACGCCCAATACAAGTACTGAAGAATTGCTCAAACGCATTGCTGCTGGAGAAAAAGAGTTTGCTGATATTTGCTTGGATGATCCTAATTTGAGCGGAATCAACTTTGCAGGAGCTAACTTAACTGGTGCTAAATTGTTGGGAGTTAACCTAAGTGGTGCCAATCTGGAGGGCGCTAATCTGAGTTATGCCTTCTTAGATGGAGCTAACTTGAGTGGTGCCAATCTAGAGGGTGCTAAAGTTGCTGAAGCTTCCGTAGTTGGTGCTAACTTGGAAAATGCCAACCTCCGAGGAACTATTGGTTCCTTTGGTCAGGCTCATCGGGCTTTCTACCACAATACTATTATGCCCTATGGGAATATTTGTACTGAACCCTATTGGGAAGAAGGATGA
- a CDS encoding FMN-dependent NADH-azoreductase gives MVNILHIDSSPRAERSHSRELSKEFVSAWRAAHPEDAIAYRDLGHHPVPHVNEAWIAAAFSPPETHTPELAEAIRVSDELVDEFLAADRYVFGVPMYNFNIPSTFKAYIDQIVRINRTVSLDAQGFKGLVEGKKAVVITARGGDFSPTSPAVAYDFQEPYLRTIFGFIGITDIQFINANSLNEGDARTQSLAEARAAIQDAIAQW, from the coding sequence GTGGTAAACATTCTACATATTGATTCCAGCCCCCGTGCTGAACGATCGCACTCACGAGAACTATCTAAAGAATTCGTCAGTGCTTGGAGAGCAGCACATCCTGAAGATGCGATCGCCTATCGAGATTTAGGGCATCACCCAGTTCCTCACGTTAATGAAGCTTGGATTGCGGCAGCATTTTCACCACCAGAAACCCATACCCCAGAATTAGCTGAGGCAATCAGAGTGTCTGACGAACTGGTTGATGAGTTTTTGGCAGCCGATCGCTACGTCTTTGGAGTGCCAATGTATAACTTCAATATACCTTCCACTTTTAAGGCTTACATTGACCAAATAGTTCGCATTAACCGGACTGTTTCTTTAGATGCTCAAGGTTTTAAAGGGTTAGTCGAGGGTAAAAAGGCAGTTGTTATTACAGCCCGTGGTGGTGACTTTAGCCCAACCTCCCCTGCCGTTGCTTATGACTTCCAAGAACCATACCTGCGGACTATTTTCGGCTTTATTGGGATTACAGATATTCAATTTATTAACGCTAACAGCCTGAACGAGGGTGATGCCCGTACCCAATCTCTAGCAGAAGCACGGGCAGCAATTCAAGACGCGATCGCTCAGTGGTAA